In candidate division KSB1 bacterium, a single genomic region encodes these proteins:
- a CDS encoding ATP-binding protein — protein MQESTTHLLDLIDKSVLNEIQSTFSRKHNIGLCIYDDDSQLLTSITDSFPAIANLNKEERTFFNVLYAVEHIDTGFVFNDRQPLYQSFLNGLVIQTVFPLLFKNELFGFVCLIKVNNTLKPDQNAEALGLLEQIFNGQQDIEDIKDYTTPNNIESSLLVEEFENLIHLLFEAGQVRANYIEDTPETHDQEEPEETALLFCTPDGVIVDTQEGTNALLGLGEQENLVGKSLISDLTADTDDLEKIKSIINSETETEWESVTLRTPDDRFVLADITLVPQKDDQTIVGYECYIKVRQKETLDEENDDRSALGVIANHMLQEENASMNELVEHYKESAPETTEEQEPDLLSVNRLNKPGLFSYSFKGVSQLLDAVPFPIVVTDSNDKIRIWNKAVENLLNISAVSMLDSEFSSLIVDEMQQDWQEWRDTLYGKEQTDYKPNSKLLVISKKADIIPVQVHLSRTDIMGQDYISILLESSEQNSQPQLCQTETPDQNKELLNHIKAQFASISCLIIEHLKHFPGDLKLNTKQQKSLNHLKSLAHVLSDGAHKLQSYTGDIQLDKRPVNIKHLIESIRNKLERFLPEQFEIRLNLPGHLPPARLDQFKIVHILGSLCKNAVDAMPQGGIIRIESHATENELLITVSDSGQGMDPAILENLFKPFTSGKNGIAKGLTLSSIKGIMLAHQGWIDIDTNENGSTVTLRFPLQYEADTPKHEQEKETSTPGVLVVDDDQGIAETSATALKHYGFLSFKSNSPEDAVKTLKKEQAKIQIVVIDNHLETCSGLDCARELLQIKPSLDIIFTSGAPADTELSGYIESHSFGWLQKPFTMNTLVDNVKHVLSD, from the coding sequence GTGCAAGAATCGACCACACACCTACTCGACCTCATTGACAAAAGCGTCCTGAACGAAATTCAATCCACTTTTTCCAGAAAACACAACATTGGTCTGTGTATCTACGATGACGACTCGCAGCTGCTTACATCGATAACGGATTCATTCCCCGCTATTGCCAATCTCAACAAGGAAGAACGGACTTTTTTTAATGTGCTCTATGCTGTGGAACATATCGACACCGGGTTTGTGTTTAATGACCGGCAGCCGCTCTATCAAAGTTTTCTTAACGGCCTGGTCATCCAGACCGTTTTCCCTTTGCTTTTCAAAAACGAACTGTTTGGATTTGTCTGTCTGATCAAGGTTAACAACACTCTGAAACCCGATCAAAACGCGGAAGCTCTGGGCCTTCTCGAACAGATATTTAACGGGCAACAGGATATTGAAGACATCAAAGACTATACCACTCCCAACAATATTGAATCAAGCCTTCTTGTCGAAGAATTTGAAAACCTGATCCATCTATTGTTTGAAGCCGGACAGGTGCGGGCCAACTATATTGAAGACACCCCGGAAACACATGACCAGGAAGAGCCGGAGGAAACAGCTCTGCTGTTTTGCACACCGGACGGTGTCATTGTGGACACGCAGGAAGGTACAAATGCCCTCCTGGGACTGGGCGAACAGGAGAACCTGGTCGGAAAAAGTCTAATCTCCGATCTGACAGCGGATACCGACGATCTTGAAAAAATAAAAAGCATTATCAACTCTGAAACTGAAACAGAATGGGAATCGGTCACCCTGCGTACACCGGACGACCGGTTTGTTCTGGCGGATATCACGCTTGTTCCGCAAAAAGACGACCAGACCATAGTCGGATATGAGTGTTACATCAAAGTGCGTCAGAAAGAAACCCTGGATGAAGAAAATGACGATAGATCCGCTCTCGGAGTTATCGCCAATCATATGCTGCAGGAAGAAAATGCTTCTATGAACGAACTGGTCGAACATTATAAAGAATCCGCGCCCGAAACCACGGAGGAGCAGGAACCCGACCTCCTGTCCGTAAACAGATTGAACAAACCCGGTCTTTTTTCCTACTCTTTTAAAGGAGTTTCTCAACTCCTGGATGCTGTGCCTTTTCCGATTGTGGTTACGGATTCTAATGATAAAATCCGCATCTGGAACAAAGCGGTTGAGAACTTGCTCAACATATCAGCCGTCTCCATGCTTGACTCTGAATTCAGCAGCCTGATTGTCGATGAAATGCAGCAGGACTGGCAGGAATGGCGTGATACATTATACGGAAAGGAACAAACAGATTACAAGCCAAATTCGAAATTATTGGTCATTAGCAAAAAAGCTGATATTATCCCGGTACAGGTTCATCTGAGCCGAACCGATATTATGGGACAGGATTACATATCGATCCTGCTGGAATCATCTGAACAGAATTCTCAACCTCAACTCTGTCAGACTGAGACCCCAGATCAAAACAAAGAACTCTTGAACCACATAAAAGCCCAATTCGCTTCCATCTCTTGCCTTATCATTGAGCACTTGAAACATTTTCCGGGAGATTTAAAGCTAAATACCAAACAGCAAAAATCTCTAAATCACCTAAAAAGCCTGGCGCATGTACTGTCGGACGGTGCACACAAGCTCCAGTCCTATACCGGAGATATACAGCTCGACAAACGACCGGTAAATATCAAACATCTCATCGAATCCATTCGCAACAAACTCGAGCGCTTTCTGCCGGAACAATTTGAAATACGCCTCAATCTGCCGGGCCACCTGCCGCCTGCCCGCCTGGATCAGTTTAAAATAGTCCACATCCTCGGCTCATTGTGTAAAAATGCAGTTGACGCCATGCCGCAGGGCGGAATCATCCGGATTGAATCACATGCAACAGAAAATGAACTTTTAATCACAGTCAGCGATTCGGGACAAGGTATGGATCCGGCTATTCTGGAAAACCTGTTTAAACCTTTTACATCCGGCAAAAACGGTATTGCCAAAGGATTGACCCTGTCTTCGATTAAAGGCATCATGCTGGCCCATCAGGGATGGATCGATATCGATACAAATGAAAACGGCAGTACAGTAACTTTGAGATTTCCACTGCAATACGAGGCTGACACGCCAAAACATGAACAAGAGAAAGAAACGTCAACACCGGGTGTTTTGGTGGTTGATGATGATCAAGGGATCGCAGAAACGTCTGCGACAGCTTTAAAACATTACGGATTTCTGTCATTCAAGAGCAATTCCCCTGAGGATGCTGTAAAAACATTAAAAAAGGAGCAGGCAAAAATCCAGATAGTGGTGATTGACAATCATCTCGAAACCTGCAGCGGTCTGGACTGTGCACGTGAACTGCTGCAGATCAAACCTTCTCTTGACATTATTTTCACCAGCGGTGCACCGGCCGATACGGAACTCTCCGGTTATATTGAATCTCACTCGTTCGGATGGCTGCAGAAACCGTTTACCATGAACACCCTGGTAGACAACGTAAAGCACGTTCTGAGCGATTAA
- a CDS encoding ATP-binding cassette domain-containing protein → MIKIENLNYHYEPARTSSTLKHLNLGIEPGERIAVMGHNGSGKTTFARCLNGLLTPSSGSISVDGLDLHDPRSLLEIRRKVGMVFQNPDNQIVSATVEREIAFGLENLGVPEQEMHQRVESMLQQFNIEKYRRHSPHKLSGGEKQRLALASVMAMQPRYLVLDEPTSLLDPANRKSICHTLQVLHSKDTELASILITQFPEEALDAHRLIIFYKGSIVHDERPATLFKNSARIRELGLEPPLLYQVKELLNKD, encoded by the coding sequence ATGATAAAGATAGAAAATCTGAATTATCATTACGAGCCTGCCCGCACTTCTTCTACCCTAAAACACCTCAATCTTGGAATAGAACCCGGCGAACGTATTGCAGTGATGGGGCACAATGGCTCCGGGAAAACCACATTTGCCCGCTGTCTGAATGGACTGTTAACCCCGTCCAGCGGCAGCATCAGCGTGGATGGTCTGGACCTGCACGACCCGCGATCACTCCTCGAAATCCGCCGTAAGGTGGGAATGGTATTTCAGAATCCGGACAATCAGATTGTCTCTGCTACAGTTGAACGGGAAATTGCCTTTGGCTTGGAAAACCTGGGCGTGCCGGAACAGGAAATGCATCAGCGAGTCGAGTCGATGCTGCAGCAATTCAATATCGAAAAATATCGACGTCATTCTCCGCACAAACTTTCCGGCGGAGAAAAACAGCGGCTCGCTCTGGCATCTGTTATGGCCATGCAGCCCCGCTACCTCGTCCTTGATGAACCCACTTCCCTGCTGGATCCGGCAAATCGAAAAAGCATTTGCCACACCCTTCAAGTCCTGCACTCCAAAGATACTGAACTCGCTTCCATACTCATTACTCAATTTCCTGAAGAGGCGCTTGATGCGCACCGGCTGATTATATTTTACAAGGGAAGCATTGTCCACGACGAGCGGCCCGCCACCCTGTTTAAAAACAGCGCCCGCATCCGTGAACTGGGTCTGGAGCCGCCGCTTCTCTATCAGGTTAAAGAGCTGCTAAATAAAGATTGA
- a CDS encoding secondary thiamine-phosphate synthase enzyme YjbQ, translating into MDIITEKIPLKTKGHSDIIDITGRAQDILQQSGLKTGTITFFIAGATAGLTTIEYEPGLLKDLPEFYEKLAPEGADYHHDATWHDGNGNSHVRAAFQGPSLVVPFVNGQMMLGTWQQVVLIDFDNRPRSRQVILQIMGQRNQ; encoded by the coding sequence ATGGATATTATTACAGAAAAAATACCGTTAAAAACCAAAGGCCACTCTGATATCATAGATATCACCGGACGGGCTCAGGACATTCTGCAGCAAAGCGGTCTAAAAACCGGCACCATCACTTTTTTTATTGCCGGAGCCACGGCAGGACTCACAACCATAGAGTATGAACCCGGCCTGCTCAAGGACCTGCCTGAATTCTATGAAAAACTGGCTCCGGAAGGTGCGGATTACCATCACGATGCCACCTGGCATGACGGAAACGGCAACTCGCATGTCAGAGCCGCATTCCAGGGTCCCTCACTGGTCGTGCCGTTTGTCAACGGACAAATGATGCTCGGCACCTGGCAGCAGGTTGTTCTGATTGATTTTGACAACCGGCCTCGCAGCCGTCAGGTTATCCTGCAGATCATGGGTCAACGCAATCAGTGA
- a CDS encoding PfkB family carbohydrate kinase: MSSLLVVGSMAYDDIETPFDKRKDALGGSATYFSTAASYFTPVNLVAVVGDDFNRSLIDYLVEKKVDLKGLTNETGQTFRWGGKYLDNMIDRETLYTHLGVFESFDPILPPSYQNSEYIFLANIQPNLQYNVIQQVKNAKFVAMDTMNFWITGDLDNLRTTLKKVDCLIINDSEVRLLSGEHNIFKGAQKIREWGPETLIIKKGEHGSILVSGDKYFMCPAFPVENLFDPTGAGDSFAGGFMGYLTATDLTTPESLRRAMIVGTVMASFCVESFSTDKLKTLNEQEIKARIRELVSLFELERDNIWI, from the coding sequence ATGAGCAGTTTACTCGTAGTCGGATCCATGGCCTATGATGATATCGAAACACCGTTTGACAAAAGAAAAGACGCTCTGGGCGGTTCGGCAACTTATTTTTCCACAGCAGCCAGCTATTTTACACCGGTGAATCTTGTTGCGGTTGTGGGCGATGATTTTAACCGCTCTTTGATCGATTATCTCGTGGAAAAAAAAGTCGATCTAAAAGGGCTCACAAACGAAACCGGCCAGACATTTCGATGGGGCGGAAAATATCTGGATAATATGATCGACCGTGAGACCCTGTACACACATCTCGGCGTATTTGAATCTTTTGATCCGATATTGCCGCCCTCCTATCAAAACAGCGAATATATTTTTCTGGCAAACATCCAGCCGAACCTGCAGTACAACGTGATCCAGCAGGTAAAAAACGCCAAATTTGTTGCCATGGACACCATGAATTTCTGGATAACCGGCGATCTGGACAATCTCCGCACCACTCTGAAAAAAGTAGACTGCCTGATCATCAATGATTCGGAAGTTCGGCTGCTCTCCGGCGAACACAATATATTCAAGGGCGCTCAGAAAATTCGTGAATGGGGTCCTGAAACCCTGATTATTAAAAAAGGCGAGCACGGATCCATATTGGTCAGCGGTGATAAATATTTCATGTGCCCAGCCTTTCCTGTGGAAAATCTTTTTGATCCGACCGGCGCCGGAGATTCCTTTGCCGGTGGATTTATGGGCTATCTAACTGCCACAGACCTGACAACGCCCGAAAGTTTGCGGCGTGCGATGATTGTGGGAACAGTCATGGCTTCTTTTTGTGTGGAAAGTTTTAGCACCGATAAATTGAAAACACTGAATGAACAGGAAATCAAAGCGCGAATCCGTGAATTGGTGTCCTTGTTCGAATTGGAGCGAGATAACATCTGGATTTAA
- a CDS encoding DALR anticodon-binding domain-containing protein, which produces MSAALQALGYDEKQFSVSIIQQVNLLRNGRVVKMSKRAGEIVEMNELINEVGVDAARYFFVDRRISQPLDFDIDLAKKQTDENPVYYVQYAHARICNILRFAKENNVDIPDAGDTSPLTEPSELELIKKCGEFPEILSKAAQFMEPHRVTNYLHELATVFHRFYHDHRVVTDNKQLTRARLMLCKASRQVLFNGLTILGISTPENM; this is translated from the coding sequence ATGTCGGCTGCACTGCAGGCTCTGGGGTATGATGAAAAACAGTTTAGCGTCAGCATTATACAACAGGTCAACCTTTTGCGCAACGGCCGGGTGGTCAAAATGAGCAAACGCGCCGGAGAGATCGTGGAAATGAACGAACTGATCAATGAAGTCGGTGTGGATGCGGCGCGTTATTTTTTCGTCGACCGCAGAATTTCTCAACCCCTGGATTTTGACATTGATCTGGCCAAAAAACAAACCGATGAAAATCCGGTTTACTATGTACAGTACGCCCACGCGCGCATCTGTAATATATTGCGGTTTGCGAAAGAGAACAACGTAGATATCCCGGATGCCGGCGACACCAGCCCGTTAACCGAACCCTCTGAATTGGAATTGATCAAAAAATGCGGCGAGTTTCCGGAAATCCTGAGCAAAGCGGCCCAGTTTATGGAACCGCACCGGGTGACCAATTATCTGCATGAACTGGCTACTGTATTTCATCGATTTTATCACGATCATCGGGTGGTGACAGACAACAAACAGTTGACCAGAGCCAGACTGATGCTGTGCAAAGCGTCACGTCAGGTTCTTTTCAACGGTCTAACCATACTCGGCATATCAACCCCTGAAAACATGTAA
- the argS gene encoding arginine--tRNA ligase: protein MMMNHKALIEEKLEKALKKAGYEVDSRSIVLEQPKQENFGDIATPVAMNLAKIAKKAPRLVAEEIVQNFEPDASVVEKIEIAGPGFINFYLAPLLLQQTIHDVLKQGAEFGKSEFGGGEKIQFEFVSANPTGPLNVVSARAASVGDVLANIYRTTGFDIKKEYYVNDAGRQIRLLGESLNARFLTEIGQETPIPEDGYHGDYLRDLARQMAESDAESLKSLPETERIPLFSEKALSYMLDQHRQSMHEFGVDFDVWFHESELRKNEEHLKVLQRLEQSGHTCEKDGAIWFKSTDYGDEKDRVLVTSKGRPTYFLVDGFSPRKQIF, encoded by the coding sequence ATGATGATGAATCATAAAGCGCTGATTGAGGAGAAACTCGAAAAAGCTTTGAAAAAGGCCGGCTATGAGGTTGACAGCCGGTCTATCGTATTAGAACAACCCAAACAGGAAAATTTCGGAGATATTGCCACTCCGGTGGCTATGAATCTGGCCAAGATAGCCAAAAAAGCGCCACGCCTTGTTGCAGAAGAGATTGTTCAGAATTTTGAGCCGGACGCTTCTGTTGTGGAAAAAATTGAGATTGCAGGGCCGGGATTCATCAACTTTTACCTTGCGCCCTTGCTTTTGCAGCAGACCATACATGATGTTTTAAAACAGGGGGCCGAGTTCGGGAAAAGCGAGTTCGGCGGCGGTGAGAAAATTCAATTTGAATTTGTCAGCGCCAATCCAACCGGGCCCCTGAACGTGGTCAGTGCACGCGCGGCATCGGTGGGTGATGTGTTGGCCAATATTTACCGCACAACCGGATTTGACATAAAAAAAGAGTATTATGTCAATGATGCGGGTCGACAGATTCGGCTTTTGGGCGAATCACTGAATGCCCGGTTTTTGACAGAGATCGGACAGGAAACCCCGATACCGGAGGACGGATACCATGGGGACTATTTGCGCGACCTGGCCAGGCAGATGGCCGAATCGGACGCCGAATCGCTGAAATCCCTGCCGGAAACCGAACGCATCCCGTTGTTCAGTGAAAAAGCGCTGAGCTATATGCTCGATCAGCACAGACAAAGTATGCACGAATTCGGTGTAGATTTTGATGTCTGGTTTCATGAAAGCGAATTGCGTAAAAATGAAGAACACCTAAAGGTTTTGCAACGCTTGGAGCAAAGCGGTCACACCTGTGAAAAGGATGGCGCAATCTGGTTCAAATCAACGGATTACGGAGATGAAAAAGACCGTGTTCTGGTGACAAGTAAAGGACGGCCGACCTATTTTCTGGTCGACGGTTTCAGTCCACGAAAACAAATATTTTAG
- the rsfS gene encoding ribosome silencing factor, which produces MNSEKLAKQIARILKEKQGSDIVIQDLRAVTTMTDFFVLCTVQADVQAQAQVQTIEKEMKSQGIRLWHKEGRSGDPWILMDYVDVVVHIFKEQAREFYGLERMWGDAQFMEIKDDDES; this is translated from the coding sequence TTGAATTCTGAAAAACTTGCAAAACAGATTGCCCGAATATTAAAAGAGAAACAGGGCAGTGATATCGTGATCCAGGACCTGCGTGCCGTCACTACAATGACAGACTTTTTCGTATTATGCACCGTGCAGGCTGATGTTCAGGCGCAGGCGCAGGTGCAAACCATCGAAAAAGAAATGAAATCACAAGGTATCCGGCTATGGCATAAAGAAGGCCGATCGGGCGACCCATGGATATTAATGGACTATGTCGATGTCGTGGTGCATATATTTAAGGAGCAGGCACGCGAATTTTACGGACTGGAGCGAATGTGGGGAGACGCACAATTTATGGAAATAAAGGATGATGATGAATCATAA
- a CDS encoding CheR family methyltransferase, producing the protein MLPRSNILLPVLKPLIDLIEQRIGMSFNEDEYADLYKIMNRMSESQGYRSVGSYINDLLQNRINYGQLNLLVYELTNGESYFFRESEYLHAVFKWTGPMIQKAAPSGKKIRIWSAGCSCGQEPYSIAILLDRYYPAFYQANLTLLGTDINHEFLVTARQGLYKSWSFRNSLSWLMGHYFLQQKNGSYRLKESIRSKVKFKQLNLLDDSYPDVQQDTGEVHFLFCRNVLSYMTPQAISVILEKFWKSLKPNGWLVVGRCETGLVHHSGFKAVSFDGVTLFQKQRQKKIQAPEYNIVTVKHKHGTPDDVLKEHLISIPEKFYQLGQFEKAYSLLNQENGNLSAGDCLLMSKCAQGMNRINEAMQWCDEAVQHDWFNPSCHYQRAIIQQERGDSDAAILSFQRAIAQDSQYLPAYMGLSFIYKTRNKNELVVKLIHVVRKMLNQLDDQTVIPEMDGMTVKRLKEFVNSV; encoded by the coding sequence GTGCTGCCGAGATCAAATATCCTTTTGCCTGTTCTAAAGCCGTTGATTGATTTGATAGAACAGCGGATTGGGATGAGTTTCAATGAGGACGAGTATGCTGATCTTTACAAGATCATGAACCGTATGTCTGAATCTCAGGGATATCGTTCGGTTGGCAGCTATATTAATGATCTTTTGCAAAACCGGATTAATTACGGGCAGCTTAATCTCCTGGTTTACGAGTTGACAAATGGAGAATCATATTTTTTTCGCGAAAGTGAATATCTGCATGCTGTGTTTAAATGGACCGGTCCGATGATACAGAAAGCCGCTCCAAGCGGTAAAAAAATCCGCATTTGGTCTGCGGGCTGCAGCTGCGGCCAGGAACCGTATTCCATTGCCATTTTGCTGGATCGTTATTATCCGGCATTTTATCAAGCTAACTTGACCCTGCTGGGCACGGACATTAACCACGAGTTTCTGGTAACTGCACGTCAGGGGTTGTATAAAAGCTGGTCGTTCCGAAATTCCTTGTCCTGGTTGATGGGACATTATTTCCTTCAACAAAAAAACGGGTCTTATCGTCTCAAAGAATCAATCCGGAGCAAAGTCAAATTCAAGCAATTGAATCTGCTTGATGATTCATATCCGGATGTACAACAGGATACCGGTGAGGTGCATTTTTTGTTTTGCCGCAATGTTCTTTCATATATGACTCCCCAGGCGATATCTGTAATTCTGGAAAAGTTTTGGAAATCACTAAAGCCGAATGGCTGGCTTGTGGTAGGGCGCTGCGAGACCGGATTGGTGCATCATTCCGGCTTTAAAGCAGTATCTTTTGATGGAGTGACTCTGTTCCAGAAACAGCGTCAAAAAAAGATACAGGCACCTGAATACAACATAGTTACTGTGAAACACAAACACGGCACTCCGGACGATGTGCTGAAGGAGCATTTGATTTCGATCCCGGAAAAATTTTACCAGCTGGGTCAGTTTGAAAAGGCTTACTCTCTATTAAATCAGGAAAATGGAAACCTTTCCGCCGGGGACTGTCTGTTGATGTCAAAATGTGCCCAAGGGATGAATCGAATCAATGAGGCCATGCAATGGTGTGATGAGGCGGTTCAGCATGACTGGTTCAATCCTTCTTGCCATTATCAGCGAGCTATTATACAACAGGAACGAGGTGACTCGGATGCAGCCATTCTTTCGTTTCAGCGTGCGATTGCTCAGGATTCCCAATATCTGCCGGCGTATATGGGGTTGTCATTTATTTATAAAACTCGGAACAAGAATGAACTGGTGGTAAAATTGATTCATGTGGTGCGTAAAATGCTGAATCAGTTGGATGACCAAACTGTTATTCCGGAAATGGATGGAATGACCGTTAAACGATTAAAGGAATTTGTAAATAGCGTATGA